From the Streptomyces sp. NBC_01216 genome, the window CGAGACCGGGCACGTTCTCGAAGGCCACCGGCACCGGCAGCTCGCCCACGGTCCGCCCCAGCCGCTCGGCGGCGCCGGCCGCGACCGCGCGGGCGACCGGATGCTCCGAGGCGTGCTCCAGCGCGCCGGCGAGCCGCAGCAGCTCGCTCGCGTCCTCGCCCTCGTACGCGGTCACCGCGTCCAGGGTCATCCGGCCGGTGGTGACGGTGCCGGTCTTGTCCAGGACGATGGTGTCGACCGCGCGGGTGGACTCCAGGACCTCGGGTCCCTTGATGAGGATGCCGAGCTGGGCTCCGCGGCCGGTGCCGACCATGAGGGCGGTCGGGGTGGCGAGTCCCAGCGCGCAGGGGCAGGCGATGATCAGTACGGCCACGGCCGCGGTGAACGAGGCCGTCACGTCGTCGGTCAGGAGCAGCCAGGTCACCAGTGTGGCGAGGGCCAGCAGCAGGACGGCCGGCACGAAGACGGCGGAGACCCGGTCGGCGAGCCGCTGGACCTCGGCCTTGCCGTTCTGGGCCTCCTCGACCAGCTTCGCCATCCGGGCGAGCCGGGTGTCCGCGCCGACCCGGCGGGCCTCGACGACCAGCCGGCCCGAGACGGTGACGCAGCCGCCGGTGACCGGGTCGTGCGCCGCGACCTCCACCGGGACGGACTCCCCGGTGAGCAGGGACGCGTCGACGGCCGAGGCGCCCTCCACGACGACGCCGTCGGTGGCGATCTTCTCTCCGGGCCGGACGACGAAGCGGTCGCCGACGCGCAGCGCGTCCACCGGAACGCGTGTCTCCGCGCCGCCGCGCAGGACGGCCACGTCCTTGGCGCCCAGATCCATCAGCGCCCGCAGTGCCGCGCCGGCCTTCCGCTTGGCGCGCGCCTCCAGGAGGCGGCCCAGCAGGATGAAGGTGGTGACCCCGGCCGCCACCTCCAGGTAGACGGCCTCGGTGCCGTCCGCGTGGCCGGCGGTGAGGTCGAAGCCGTGGCGCATGCCGGGCGCGCCCGCGGCGCCGAAGAACAGCGCCCAGAGCGACCAGCCGAAAGCGGCCAGCGTTCCGAAGGACACGAGGGTGTCCATGGAGGCGGCGCCGTGCCGGAGGTTCGTCCAGGCGGCCCGGTGGAAGGGGAGCGCGCCCCAGACGACGACCGGCGCGGCGAGGGTGAGGGAGAGCCACTGCCAGTTGTCGAACTGGAGAGACGGCACCATCGCCGTCAGGACGACCGGAGCGGAGAGGGCGGCGGAGACGACCAGGCGCTGCCGCAGCGCGGCGAACGCCTGATCGGGGGCCGCCGCGGCGGGGCCGTGTCCACCAGGTTCGCCGCCTTCCCCGTCGGGCTCCGGTCCGAGGTCCGGCTCGGGTGGCGTGAGGGGCACCTCGGCGGTGTAGCCGGTCTTGACGACGGTCGCGATCAGATCGGCGACCGAGGTCCCCTCCGGATACGTGATCCTCGCCTTCTCCGTCGCGTAGTTCACCGTCGCCGTGACGCCGTCCATGCGGTTGAGCTTCTTCTCGACGCGGGCCGCGCAGGAGGCGCAGGTCATCCCGCCGATGGTCAGCTCGGTGCCGAGCACGGGGGTGGTGCTGGAGGTCATGTGCGCGTCCAAAGGGAGCAGGGCCATACCGGTGCAACGGTACGGCCCTGCCGGAGTGTGCCGGGAGTGAGGTCCGGGGTCGGGCCCGGGACGGTGGGGGCCGGGGTGCTCGGCGGGTGGACCCGGCCGAGGGTCAGACCCGTCCGGCCAGCTCGTAGCCGGCCTCGTCGACGGCGGCGCGCACGGCCTCGTCGTCGATCGGCGCCGCGGAGACCACCGTGACCCGGCCGGTGGCGGCGACGGCCGTGACAGAGGAGACGCCGGCGAGCTCGGAGAG encodes:
- a CDS encoding heavy metal translocating P-type ATPase; this encodes MTSSTTPVLGTELTIGGMTCASCAARVEKKLNRMDGVTATVNYATEKARITYPEGTSVADLIATVVKTGYTAEVPLTPPEPDLGPEPDGEGGEPGGHGPAAAAPDQAFAALRQRLVVSAALSAPVVLTAMVPSLQFDNWQWLSLTLAAPVVVWGALPFHRAAWTNLRHGAASMDTLVSFGTLAAFGWSLWALFFGAAGAPGMRHGFDLTAGHADGTEAVYLEVAAGVTTFILLGRLLEARAKRKAGAALRALMDLGAKDVAVLRGGAETRVPVDALRVGDRFVVRPGEKIATDGVVVEGASAVDASLLTGESVPVEVAAHDPVTGGCVTVSGRLVVEARRVGADTRLARMAKLVEEAQNGKAEVQRLADRVSAVFVPAVLLLALATLVTWLLLTDDVTASFTAAVAVLIIACPCALGLATPTALMVGTGRGAQLGILIKGPEVLESTRAVDTIVLDKTGTVTTGRMTLDAVTAYEGEDASELLRLAGALEHASEHPVARAVAAGAAERLGRTVGELPVPVAFENVPGLGVRGSVDGRRVQAGRAALLRAEGIEVPGVHTPGVVHVAWDGRARGVLTVADTVKETSAEAVARLRALGLTPVLLTGDARPVAERVAAEVGIDADRVFAEVLPEEKAAVVRRLQDEGRTVAMVGDGVNDAAALATADLGLAMGTGTDAAIQASDVTLVRGDLRVAADAIRLSRRTLATIRGNLGWAFGYNVAALPLAAAGLLNPMIAGLTMAFSSVFVVTNSLRLRRFT